The region GGAAAGTAACGACTTGACCACTAGAGCCTCCTCCATTCTTGATGATGTTACTCTCGATAAGACCGGAATCGGCATAGACGATTATGCCATTTAGGCTTCCATAACCATTTGCATTATCCAGATAATTACGACGGACAATAGTTTTATGTGCTTTAATATTAATCCAATTTCCATAAGAACTACCGTGGTGATGAGCATCGAGAAATTGATTATCCTCTATAATTACACCGCCACTGCTACCTCCTGCACCACCTATTTCAACAGAATTCATTAATTGTAAGAAAATATTTTGCCGTATTATTATTTCAGCAGTATTAGTACTTCCATTAACACCAGAATCAGTTCCGCGTGTAGCTCCTCCACCTGAATTTGAATTTCCGATAAATCTGCATCCCTCAATAATAATGTCTTCAGTAATCGGATTATAGGAGAAAAATGCATCAATACGAAGAAGGAAATCAGCTCCGAACCCTGTCGAGTCATTATCCTCAAGCGTGATGTTTCGAATCGTAACGTGGTCGATTCTAACAAGCACAAGCGCCGTACTCGAAGAACTTGTCAGGTCAATTCGCAGTATGACATTCTCAACATTACCACCGGCATTTTGATCCGGTTGAAATGTTATGCGATTATCTGCAGAAAGACCGGCAACTGCACTATCAAGAATCATAACTGAACTTACTCCACCATCACGCATATAAATTCCCGGACGAATGTTCATAAAAACCGGACCGGAAACACCTCTTGCATTAAGTGCATCAGCAGCATTTTGCAGTGTGAGAAAATCTGGTGAAGAACCACCAACAGTGTAATTACCGTTTAACGGTTGGGCATTAAGTACGCAAATTGGTATGAGGAAGAAAAGAAGAAATAAATATTTCTTAACTCTCCATTTGAAATTTAAACTGTATTTCATTGCTTAGCCTCCTTGTTTATAGTCAAATTTTTTAATTGAAAAAGGTTCAACAGAGTCAAGAGCAGAGTTAATTATCATCCGCTCTGAATTTCTCTTCAATGTTTTCATAAATACTTCCTTGTTTTGGATTAGATACCCGGTTACTTATTAAATTATTATCAAGTGATTTATTTCAGATTTTATTGTCTGATTTTTATATACGGCTTTTCGTAACAATTGACACCTCTCGAATAATTTAATTGAAATAACTCCGGATAATTTATTTTTTAAGGAATCTGTTTTCAATCACGCAATTGCGTGATTTTTAAAGATAGAGGCTTGAATATTTTAAAGAAGCTTTTCTCTTATTGCTTTGGAAATTGCACTGCTGCGGGAATGAACTTCCAGCTTTGCGTAGATGTTGCGGATATGTGAATCGACAGTATGATGGCTGAGAAATATTTTATCTGCAATTAATTTTTTACTTAAGCCCTCAACCAACAGACTTAAGATTTCTTTTTCTCTTTCAGAAAGACCATAACCATCAGATTTTATATTATGGTCACGGAACATATTAAGCACTTTCTTAGCGATGTGAGAATTCATTGGTGCGCCGCCGTTCATAACTTCACTGATAGAAGATACAATTTTATCTGATGACAGATCTTTCAGCAGATAGCCGGAAGCACCAGCACAAATTGCATTAAATACATTCTCATCATCATCGTGAATAGTTATGATAATTATTTTTGATGATGGAGACAATTTTCTAAGCTCAGGTATTACTTCAATGCCATTCATTCCCGGAAGACCAATATCAAGCAGAATTATATCGGGAACTAACTCTTCCTTTTCAATAAAATCAAGAGCGGCTTCACCAGAACCAAACGAATGCCTGCAGCTGATCTGACCGCTCTTGTTGATAGCCTCCTTAAGCGAATCTCTTAACAGCTCATTATCTTCAATAATAATTACATCGGTTAATGATTTCATTTTATAATTTCTGTATTAATTGTGGTTTGAAAATAATGATTGTTTAAAACGTGTTCAATCACGCAAATGCGTGATATTAGTTATTAATTCAAGCAGCGAACCTATGCCCTGATTACTTTCAATTTTCAATTGTGCATTTATTTCTTTTGCCCGCGATTTTATGTTTTTCAATCCATTACCTGAGCTAATCAGCTCAGTATTAAATCCTTTACCATCATCTTTCATTGAGAGTAAAATAGAATTGCTTTCAATATGGAATTTAATTTCCACACTTTTAGCATCAGCATGTTTTATGATATTGTTCAGAGCTTCTCTGTAGATGAAGAAAATATTTCTTTTTGTTTCGGGTAAAAGATTGATTTCAACCACTTCCTGCGGATAATCAAATTTTAAATTAAATTTTCCAAGAGTATTGTCAGCAACTTCTTTCATTTTAGCAATTAGCTCTTTCAAACTATCGGAAGAAGGATTCGTCAGCCAGACAATATCCCGAATTGATTGAGTTGATCCTTTTGCTACTTTGTGAATACGTTTTATTTTTTCCGAAACTTCCTGATTTATCTTTTCATCAATCTGGATAAGCTCGCTCATCAAGGAGATGCTGCTAAGGTTACTGCCGATTTCATCGTGAAGGTCTTGTGCAATTCTGTTCCTGATTTTTTGATTTTCTAATTCCTTTTCCTGCTCAATATTTTTTGCTTTTAATTCCGCTTCACGTAATCTCGCCTCCTCGCGCTCTCTTCTTAATCTGTCTTCCTCCTTCTTTTCTCTTCTTTTAATTTCTGTAGATCTTATGAAAGTCATAGTACCAAGAAATACGATCGTATAAATTGAATATGCCCACCAGGTTTTCCAGAAAGGTGGATTGATCGTAATAAAAATTTCAGCTACTTGATTACTCCAGACACCATCACTGTTGGTTGCTTTTACCTTAAAAACATATTCACCAGGGTCCAGATTGGTATATGTAACAAATCTCCGCTTGCCACTGTAAATCCAATCCCTGTCAAATCCTTCCATAAAATATGCATACTTATTTTCATCAGGTGCATTGTAATCAAGAGAAGCAAACTGAAAGGATAAATCATTTTGATAATATGAAAGATCAACCGATTCATTATTTAATTCATTCACCACAATTTCAGGGCTGGTATTATTCTCTACAGGCTGATTAAGTATTTCGAAATCAGTTATAATTACCGGAGGATAATAATCTGATTTCGTGATTCTATTCGGGTTGAAAATATTGAGCCCTGCTGTACAGCCCAAAAGTATAATTTCATCAGATAATTTAATTGCTGCACCCGAATTAAAAGAGCTGCCGCTCAAACCATCTGCAGTAGTGTAATTTATAAATTGTTCTTTTCTAATATCAAAAAACGAAACAGCTGAGCTTGTTCCAATCCATAAGTTTCCGTTTTTATCTTCAAGAATACTTTCAACTGAGTTATCATGTAATCCATCTTCTACTGTGTAATATTTAATCTTTACATTCAGCTCAGAACCATTTCTGCTGCCTGAGTCATTAGTTACTTCAAATTTATTCAAACCATTTGCTGTTCCTATCCATAAAATCGAATGATCTTTTTTCTTATTACCTTCAACTGATTCATAAATTGTGAAGATGTT is a window of Ignavibacterium sp. DNA encoding:
- a CDS encoding response regulator transcription factor, which translates into the protein MKSLTDVIIIEDNELLRDSLKEAINKSGQISCRHSFGSGEAALDFIEKEELVPDIILLDIGLPGMNGIEVIPELRKLSPSSKIIIITIHDDDENVFNAICAGASGYLLKDLSSDKIVSSISEVMNGGAPMNSHIAKKVLNMFRDHNIKSDGYGLSEREKEILSLLVEGLSKKLIADKIFLSHHTVDSHIRNIYAKLEVHSRSSAISKAIREKLL